In the genome of Terriglobales bacterium, the window ACGTGGCCATTGCGATTGCGGATACCTGCCGCCTGGACAACTACCTGGTCCTCCCTGACCGCACCATGGACGAGCGCATCGTCGCCGCCAAGCGTGCCCTGGGGAAGGACTGCCTCATCCTCGGACATCACTACCAGCGCGACGAGGTGGTGCGCTTCGCCGACTGCCGTGGCGATTCCTACCGCCTGTCGAAGCGCGCGGCCGAGAGCGAGAGCCGCTACATCGTCTTCTGTGGGGTGCACTTCATGGCGGAGAGCGCCTACATCCTGGCGCGGCCCTCGCAGCAGGTGATCCTCCCCGACCTGAACGCGGGCTGCTCCATGGCCGACATGGCCGAGATCGGCCAGGTGGAGGACGCCTGGGAGCACTTCGTGGCCGCCGGTCTGACCGGGGACTCGGGCGACGGCATCACCCCGCTCACCTACATGAACTCCACCGCCGCCATCAAGGCCTTCTGCGGGGAGCGCGGCGGGATGGTCTGCACCTCCTCCAACGCCCCCGCCGCCTTCCGCTGGGCCTTCGCGCGGACGCCCAAGATCTTCTTCCTCCCCGATCAGCACCTGGGGCGCAACACCGCCTATGGCATGGGCATCCCGCTCGGCGACATGGCGGTGTGGGACCCGTTCCTGCCGCAGGGCGGGCTGACGGTGGAGCAGATGCGCGCCGCCCGCGTGATCCTGTGGAAGGGGCACTGCTCGGTGCACCAGCGCTTCCTGCCCGAGCACGTGGAGCAGGTGCGGGCGCGCTATCCCGGCATCCGCGTGATCGTGCATCCCGAGTGCCGCTGGGAGGTCTGCCAGAAGGCCGACGCCCTGGGCTCGACCGACCGACTCATCAAGATCGTCGAAGAGGCCCCCGCGGGCACGCAGTTCGCCGTGGGCACCGAGATCCACCTGGTCAACCGCGTGGCCAGGGAGAACCCGGACAAGATGGTGATCACGCTCGACGATTCCGGCTGCCTGTGCACCACCATGTTCCGCATCTCGCCGCAACATCTGGGCTGGGCGCTGGAGAACCTGGTGGAGGGCAACGTGGTCAACCGCATCCGGGTGCGCGAGGACGTGAAGCGCTGGGCCCACGTCGCCCT includes:
- the nadA gene encoding quinolinate synthase NadA, giving the protein MAIAIADTCRLDNYLVLPDRTMDERIVAAKRALGKDCLILGHHYQRDEVVRFADCRGDSYRLSKRAAESESRYIVFCGVHFMAESAYILARPSQQVILPDLNAGCSMADMAEIGQVEDAWEHFVAAGLTGDSGDGITPLTYMNSTAAIKAFCGERGGMVCTSSNAPAAFRWAFARTPKIFFLPDQHLGRNTAYGMGIPLGDMAVWDPFLPQGGLTVEQMRAARVILWKGHCSVHQRFLPEHVEQVRARYPGIRVIVHPECRWEVCQKADALGSTDRLIKIVEEAPAGTQFAVGTEIHLVNRVARENPDKMVITLDDSGCLCTTMFRISPQHLGWALENLVEGNVVNRIRVREDVKRWAHVALDRMLEIA